A region of the Carya illinoinensis cultivar Pawnee chromosome 16, C.illinoinensisPawnee_v1, whole genome shotgun sequence genome:
AGGGGATAATGTGGATACAAATTCttagaagaaaatatataatgataaatatatatattttttattttttagattttttattccatttttaaGCATTTAAAGTGAATATTCTTATTTCATATTCCCGTAAAAAGTTATAGatgtttgaaaattattttaaatatttatcttatattcTAGGCTCTATAATTAGTCATATACTTttagatatctatatatgatAAGAGTctacttttattaataaaacagTTAAAAGTAATACTAAATACAGTTTAAGGAATATAAATCTGACGTATCTTCGtgagtttcatttttttaaattcttgttcgtgagtttcatttttttaaaatagattgCGTGAGACTCATATAGCttaaaactatataaattatttcttatatagAATTAAAGTGAATTTATctcttgttaattattttaacatgaTAAAGATAAGTGAAAATTCATTTGATAAATGctaaaattgaaggaaaatttATGGATATCTTTATTCTGTAACAGCTGATTGCCATAGAACTAAAAAGTAGTTTCTTTCAGTGCTACAAGCAACAGAAGCTTCCAAGAGTTTGAAAGAATGTACAGAGAGCCGACTGCCATAAAATTAGAAGCCGGAGTCCAAAATTGTCAGATCCGGAAGTCCGATCCATAAACCGATCCAACAAAATCATCATCTCGGATCTTTACAAACAAACGGGTGGGTCAAAAGCTGAGCTGCCGTCCACCGCTTACTGGACTCCTTTTGCAAGCAACATTGAACGAAGCTCCGAAACTCCTCCGACGCCTGCTCCGGCAAGCTCGGCGGCTCTCCGAAACAGATTGCGCACATCAGGGCCGCCCAGTCGGGTCTCTGACCCGGCGGAAGGAAGGGGAAATGACCCAAATACAGCTCCAACAAGGTCAGCCCCAAGCTCCATATGTCACCGGCGTAGCCGTTATAGTTCCCGCCGTAGGTATCCGGGTCGAAACGTTCGGGGCTCATGTAGGCGCAGGTGCCGACGTAGGAGTTGCACGCGTCCAACGTACGGCACATAATCTTGCTGACTCCAAAATCGGCGATCTTAACCTCCATCGCATCGTTCACCAAGAGATTCGATGGTTTGAGGTCACGGTGGATGATCTTGTGCCCATGGAGGTAGTTCAAGCCTTCCAGAACCTGGCGCGCAACGTCGGCAAGCTTGGGCTCGGAGAAAGTACCATGGGTCTTGAGCAGCGAGTCGAGGGAACCCAAGTTCATGTACTCCATGAGAATCGCGATGTCGCCAGATGGCTTCTCGAATATACCATGGCAGCGGACAACATGGGGAGAATCGGTGCGTCGGAGGATTTCCATCTCCCGAAAAACCTGTCGGCGGAGGGTGGGGTCCGAGTCCGCGTGAACGACCTTGAGGGCGTACACATCGTGGTTGCGTTTGTGGCGGACCTTGTAGACGGTGCCACCATTGCCATGGCCAAGGACTTGAAGCTTTTCGAGGTCGGAGACGGAGATGGCAGCAGAGGTGGCAGTATTGGTGATAGTATTGGGAGGAAGGGGTAAAGGGAATCGAGGGCGGTGGTCAGAGAGATCGGATATGGGGAGGCGGAGATTGAGATTTCGACGATCTCGAACTACAGCCATGGGAGTTGATGGCGTCGGTTTGGATAGACAGGCCACAGGGAGTAGTTAAGATATAAATAAGTAGGAGGAAGGAGTAGTGGCAGTGAGTGGATAAGAGGGAAGGGAAGGTGGCAGGATATGAGACATTGGGCCCCACTATTTTGGAAGATTCAATGTAAGAGggaatgtatgtatgcatatgTGTGTGCTTTATTTTTCCATCTATTGTTCCACGTGACAAAATGGAGTGCCGGCCGCCGCTATAAgtctataaattaaaaaattattattaagttttgaagtttttgtgtGGATTTTGTAAGCAAGTTGGGTAGGTACGTGGGAGGCTCCTAACGAAACAAGACTCCTAGACGTCAGAAAAAGCTAACGAAGAAAACCACGTCCCATGACAATGATTGATGGAAACATATGATGAATATAGTGGGTTTATAACAACAATGAGGGAGATCACCATGAATACGCTaaccatataaaaatatcaatcatgGAATTTGATGAGGATATAAAGAAGAatgatttgaattctttgaagattttattgaatatttgatgtagatgtatttatttttttatatgcttCGGTGTAACATTACGGTTGAATGATTTACGTGATTCATCATAAACATTTACATCTATAGATTGTTTGGGATGGAGGTCCATTATATTACGTGATTTTAGCGTCTTCATTGATCTCTAATAACTCtcaattcaatagaaaaaaaagGGTTCCATAAGTTTATAACTATGAAGAGatatcaaattaattaatttaaaatgctTATGAGGACGAGACATGATGCACGCAACTTGTTGGAATGGTTTGAGTGAATTTTAATTACCTcgtttgttttaattatttagctTATATTAATTCTCACGTGGCACAAATTGATCACAATCGACAAAAAGGTTGGAGCACATTTACAGCGTTTGGGAAGTAGATAAGCCATTCAAGAAGAATGGTAGGTAACACCTCATTTTACAATCATATTTGGTTTAATGACTTTTAATACGAAGCTCATGCAAGTGAACCACCTATTTCATTTTGGgattgtctttatttttttttattattagggGTGGTCACTGTAACTTCTCTCTCTAGACGTGACCATAATTAAGAGTCTCCACTCGTTATGACATGTTCGGATACTAACCTCTGTAGAGATAGTccattacaaaattatttttatttcatactattttttttttgtagtatgTATAATGTGAGCCTTCCATATAAAATTTCTAGTAATGTTATCATTTGGCATCAACCAACTCATAATATCTAACAGAAAATACTATCTatgtttacaaaattaaaatatgagcaatactacatacaatcgtagaattgcaaacgccgcgcaatcgttTGAAAAAAATAGGGTCCACATTTAaaaagttagatttttttttatacgggtctcatattaatttatttttttcaaagagactgtacaccgcttacataaccacaactataaatatcatttttcttaaaatatatgtgttgatGTGTCAGCagttgaaaatgataaaaattttaaaactcaaaattataaaattcaaattaaaaaattatgggtTTCGCATAACCTTCCTAAATTACGTTTATCGTTGTATAAAGTAAGTGCGTGACTTCCAAAGTAAGTCAACCGACTATATCTAACTAGTGACCATTGCAAGCGCTCTGCACTCACCTCTGTCTTTGTCTTTCTATTTGACTAAATGCAACCGGCCCCGCCCGCCCCTTATTAGAATCtgggcaattaaaaaaaaaaaaatgttttttacaCCCTAAAATCTAAGCTGAGAATtgatattgaaattttattgaCTACAATCTTCTCATAGTTGCAAGCTGTTCGGAGTAGAAAATTCAGAAATTAATCAACTTGTCTAGATAGAACTGCCTAATCTCGTTTGTTTTGAGATATGAGACGTGgtaagttgaaagttgaataaaatattattaaaatatattaatttaatattatttttgtattgagatttaaaaaagttaaattttttattttattttatataaaaatttgaaaagattgtaatggctaagatgagatgagagttttctgaaagtgaataaatctttttttttttttttgtaaaggcCTTGAAAAAGTCCTCGATGAGACAAAACAGGCCCTACACGTGCCCATTGtatttggagaaagaaaaattctatttataaatcggtgtagataatatatttaataaagtatttataagaaaaattctatttataaatcggtgtagataatatatttaataaagtatttatatgacataatttaattttaaatttaaattttataaattgaatatTATCACTTAAATGATGTGGATGATGTGCTCAATACACCAGATTAAGAATAGAATAACTTTAATACTgtgtttggaagatgaagtcATTTGATCAAACCATCTTAAACTAATCATTGATgggatctatttttttcaacttttcataaaaaattaaaactcatcTCAATCCATTTCATATActtaatcatatattttaacctatttacatttaaacacatcttaattaaatttataaaatattatattcaaacacatatctcaactTCCAAATGAAGATGCAAAGAAACTACatccaacaaccaaacaaatgTTGTTGGAAAGATTTGCTTGGGATGCCAATTTGGAtggaaataaagaaatataacaTCGATGTTGAAAGATTTTTCTCCTCTGAAAATGAGGTATGGGATAGACATTAAACGAGGAATATTATGGGATAACTAGATtatgattatttgaatattgagataaaatgaaaaatttgtaaatagtaatgaaatagtttgtaaatattagtgaaatggtttggattaaaatattttatagaattttaaagaatgagagagagaaagttgaataaaaatattataaagttaaaatattgttagaaaataaatttttaatattatatttattttagaatttgaaaaagttgaatttcttcttttattttgtttagaagtttagaaaaattgtaatgactagaagaaaaaattgaaattttgaaaattttctatttaagtGTGTTTGGATATTGTGTTAATGAGATAAGCATCCAAACTAGGGCTAAAAAATGGTGAATTTGGCCTCGTTTATATAATGGGATTAGATTAGAcgatttatgaatagtagtgaaattgtttgagttaagatgtttataagattttgaaaaataatatagaaaagttgaataaaaatattaaaaaactaaaatattgtgttaatatataattttttaatataatttttgtttttacatttaaaaacgtggaattgttttttgtgttttgtttgaaagtttaaaaaaattgtaatgattagatataattaaatgaaaattttgaaaatttgaaattgaaaagcatttatatttatagtgtTTGAAAGGTACGATGTGATGAAATGAAAGTATCTTGATATCCAAACCAGAACTTTAAGTATCTAGGCTTTTactaaaaagtattataattctAAAAgctaaatttttttctcattaattttttatttgaagaaaacaaaatgggTAAAGGATTAGTCAATTTTGCCCCTCATTGTATAAGAAAATGTCTTggcttatatattaattatgtgGCCACCTTGTAGGGATCAATGGAGCGATTAATTGATCTCAatattgattaatttaaaatagggTTCCATAGGTTTATAACCATGAAGAGatatcaaattaattaatttaaaatgctTATGAGGACGAGACATGATGCACGCAACTTGTTGGAATGGATTGAATGAATTTTAATTACCTCGTTTGTTCTAATTATTTAGCTTATATTAATTCTCACGTGGCACAAATTGATCACAATCGACAAAAAGGTTGGAGCACATTTACAGCGTTTGGGAAGTAGATAAGCCATTCAAGAAAAATGGTAGGTAACACCTCATCTTACAATTAATCACATTTGGCTTAATGACTTTTAATATCAAACTCATGCAAGTGAACCTCCTATTTCATTTTGggattatctttattttattttatttattttttaataacatgGGGAGGGGTGGTTAGTGTAACTACCTTATCTGGACGTGACCATAGTTAAGAGTCTCCACTCGCTATGACATGTTCGGATACTGACCTCTAGAGGGATAGCCCGTCAcgaaattatctttatttagtccttaactctctttatttttcttgtagtatatatatatatatatatatatataatgaatgttATAAGAAAGTTTTATACTACacacttttatataatcaacatgtgatttatcatttttgtcattttatttaaatacattcATATTTAAGCATTAAGATATAAGCgtaaaatgataaatcacatattgATTAAGAGGAAGAATATATAATGTGAGCATTCCATGTagaatttctcatatatatatatatatatacatataaaggtATGTGTGTGTAATCTAAAGTTATAGTTTAGaataaggaaaaatttagttataagtaCAATCGTatactaatatgtgcatcaatctaatgtgattgatcaaaaagtagattttattgaaaacaatactaatttaaattttaaatatgaaataatcaaTACTGATACGCAAATTAATATACAACTTtacttatatgtaacaaaactcttagaATAATACATATGAATTGTGTATCATGAATAATTAAGCTAATCTTATCCATTCACTTTTTATCGAGATACATCTAGTAATACTATCATTTGACACCAACCCAACTCATAATATCTAATAGAAAATACTATCTATACTTATAAACCAAAGTATGTACTGATGCATcagtaattgaaaatgataaaaatcttaaaatttgaaattataaaaaatttaaattaaaaaagaaaatattgataaaatgaGACTGTTACTCAatgcatataatattatgcaTAAAACTATACATACGTGAGCAATACTCATATTCAATTATAGGTTTCGCATCAGCTTCCTAAATTACGTTTATAGTTGTATAAAGGTAAGTGCATGAGTTCCAACTTCCAACGTAATCTTGGTCCACCTGCTACTATAACTAACTAGCAACCATTGATTAGAAAAAACTAGCGACCATTGCAAGCGGTCTGCACTCACCTCTGTCTTCGTCTTTCTATTTGACTAAATGCAACTGCCCCGCCCGCCCTTATATAATCtgggcaattaaaaaaaaaaaaacatattttttacatCCTAAAATCTAAGCTGAGAATtgatattgaaattttattgaCTACAATCTTGTCATAGTTGCAAGCTGTTCGGAGTAGAAAATTCAGAAATTAATCAACTTGTCCAGAGAGAACTGCCTTattaggcctcgtttgtttttagaaatgagatggaatgagataaattgagattaaaattgaaagataaataaaatattattagaatatattattttaatattaaaatttgaaaaaaattaaattatttattttattttgtataaaaatttaaaaaagttgtaacgattaagatgagatgagatgagaattttctaaaagtaaacaaattttttaattaaatttttttttgtaaaggcCTTGAAAACGTTCTCGACGAGAGAGAAGAGGCCCTACACGTGTCCGGTGtatttggagaaagaaaaattctatttataaattggtgtgaataatatatttaataaagtatttatataacataatttaatttagaagaaaaattttaaaatttaaattttataaatcgaatattatcatttaaatgATGTGAATGATGTGCTCAATATACCAgcttgagaatagaataacttTAATACTGTGTTTAGAAGATGAAATCATCTGATCAAATcatctcaaactaattattaatgggatctatttttttcaacttttcataaaaaattaaaactcatcTCAACCAATTTCATATACTCaatcatatattttaagttatttatattcaaacatattttaatgagattcataaaatattatattcaaacacatatctcaccATGCATCCAAATGAAGGTGCAAAGAAACTACATCCAACAACCAAACTCATGTTGTTGAAAAGATTTGCTTGGGATGCCAATTTGGATGGAAATAAAGAAGATATATAGCGTCGATGTTGATAAATTTTTCTCCTCTGAAAATGAGGTATGAGATAGACATTGAACTAGGAATATTATGGGATAACTAGATTAGgatttatttgaatattgagatgagatgaaaaatttataaataaaattgaaatagtttgtaaatattagtgaaatgatttacgttaaaatattttatggaattttaaaaaatgtgagagagaaagttggataaaaatattataaagttaaaatattgttaaaatataaatttttaatattatatttattttaaaatttgaaaaagttgaatttatttctttattttgtttagaaatttagaaaaattgtaatgactAAATAATGATactagatgaaaaaattgaaattttgaaattgaaaaatttttctGTCTAAGTGTGTTTGGATATTGTgttaagagaaatactttttgcagtcggcagatgcagtcagctgtaaaaaaaaaattaatatgggacctacatgaaaaaaaaattatttttataactttttataattcatgtaggtctccctgaatataaaaatttttttttataattttttatttatttattccgtacaaccgactgcacgccgactgcatctggcgactgtatgtagcaaagcccttgtGTTAATGAGATAAGCATCCAAACCAGCGCTAAATAAGGGTGATTTTGGCCTCATTTgtataataagatgagatgaaacgatctatgaatagtaatgaaattgtttgaattaagatatttataagattttggaaaataatagagaaaagttgaaggaaaatattataaaactaaaatattgtgttaaaatataattttttaatattatttttattttgacattTGAAAACATTGAATtgctttttatgttttgtttgcaagtttaagaaaattgtaatgattagttatgattaaatgaaaaggttaaaaatttaaaattaaactcatccAGGTAAGATCTTATGGAATGGTAATGAAAACTAATTTCCGCTGCCGGGATTCGAACCCGGATTTAGAGCTGAACTCTGAATTACCATTGTACTACAGCGGAACTTATGAGAGCTCTGGccatagtttttatttatactaACTATCGTGATCTTACCTATCTTGATATTCAAGCCAGACCTTCAAGTATATAGGCTTTTACTAGAAAGTATTAGAATTCTAAAAGCTAAATTTTTTgctcattaattttttattttaggaaaacAAAATGGGTAAAGGATTAGTCAATTTTCCCctcattatataaaaaaatgtcttggcttatatattaattatgtgGCCACCTTGTAAGTATCAATGGAGCGATTGTTTCAACATTATTGCTCTCAATGTTGAAGCAATAGCGTAGTTTTTTCTTagcaaatgatttatataattttaaaatatgtaaaatctACAAATTCAATGTTAATAGTggatcatttattttaaaataatgcgCGAGATTTACATACTCTAatactatatctaatattattattttttctctatatatcatgatggtattttccttttaatagCTTCTTCAAAACAGCTGATTTTGATAGGAAAAAGTCCCTTTTCTTTCTAATTATTTCCTACTTTGGGTTAAACATATTCTTAATTATGAAGCTTCCTTAGCTCTCTTATTTGAGGCATCACtgccttttaaaaaaaagatatgaaGAATAATTTTCCCAAAAGCCTTTCAATGGTATTGATATAAAACTTTCCTTAATATCAACGAATATGACATTGAATTGGATTCGATCCGATTCGTTGATATTAGTGAATACAATTTAATTCTAAATCCCCTCTTATTTATTCTTGAGTTTAACGATTAACTTTGCATTTTTTGTGGAACATTTACTacaaaaataagtaatattattttgttttcgtcatgtttttttctccatttttctcttaatttttgtaATGGTATAATTAAAAGAGCAATGTTACTCTTCATCCTAATTTTTATTATCCTTTCATTATTTcatgatgtggtatttaatGATTAGATatcactatttattatatttcatttatgaaCCAATCATCTAATACTAAATCAtaagatgatgagaaaatagatgatgaatatattttttctaagagCAATGCTACTTACAGTCTCCAAATGGAGACTGCAATGCAGGTATAGGTaatttcatctttaaaattttttaaaattactaaaatatcgCTCTTagaatgatatttttttcttttaataaagagTCTGTACATACAATCTCCactaaatagaatttttctttttctaattttaaatattagatCGGCTGCCATCCGTAGCCCAAAGCCACCGTGTGTTGCTCCTCTAGTTCAGCACCAACCCATCCATCACTTACCATTGCTAGATTGCTTCCAATAATTCAATataagtaatattagatacaagtcataaatatataaattttatacaaatttttcGTAAAATTGTGGGTcccataaaatataagttaatttttcatatttttttatagtgtcCATTTTTTATAAACGACTTGTACgaaatttgtatatttaaaaCTTACATATATCATTTCTCCTTCAACATTATTATTGcgtcttatttttaataaaagttttttgttttgtttgttttttttgtcaaaaagtaAGTATTTATTGTTTTCTTAGAATATGGAGAATGAGAAAATAAGGAACCCTCTCGAATTTTTCAAAATAGGCAAAGTTCAATGCATCATTATCTATTTTCGTTGATGTTGCACACTAACTGTCTTTTATGAAGATCATTTATTTGGTATCGCCGAGAAATATGGGTCCAAATCATTTGTTTCCCcatttttaatcatatttttatgCACTCTATTAGTGGTATAATtaccatatatttattttactttttttttttagttctccTTTTGGTTTAGTGAAatattaatcataaaaaaaaaaaaaaaacggactCTAAGAGGTTATTTcgacagtgagatgagatgattttagataaaagttgaaagttgaataaaatatttttaaaatattattttttaatattattattattttaagatttgaagaagttaaattaaaatttgaaaaaattgtattatttattatattttatgtagaaattttaaaaattttaacgataaaatgagataaaatgacaTGAGACGAGAGTATTTTTCAATCTAAACTACCTTTGCAAAGAATAGTATTCTATATTTTCggatttatttatattacagaaatttgaagaGAGGGAATATATTCCTTCGCGTCCCCATCTGGCTTTTCTGTGACGCTCAATTACCTCTTTAAGAAGGAAAATGGTAAACAGATTTGTACGCTCATGGTATTCGGTAGTCACTTATGTCTTCAAAAAGCAACAAGCTCCAATTGTCGGCAAGCATGGCTCTCTATGTGATACACTTACATTTGAACAGATCCCACGTATGCACTGTGCTACATCCCAGTTAGCTTTAACAGCTCGACCCTTTGGTTTATTCTGACCATTTCCCTTGCAACTTTGCCTGTGGACACTCAGCTTGCTGAAATTCCTAGCTTCATTGTCATTTTCTCCCATAACTTTGAAAAATCTTCCTTCCTATTTGATCACTACTGTATAGGACTAGAAGATTCTGCCCACACGTCATTTGATGCTGCGCAACTCCATAAAGAGTGGCCCACTGTCTCATCTCTCACATGTAGGGCATATGGGGATTGATTATTGGTAACTTTCCTATGGAACATGGTTTTCCTCGTTGAAAGGATATCATTGCTTGCTTTAAATAAGAAGTTTTTTACCACTCCTAGCACattgattttccatatttctttcTGACCAACAGTTGCATAATTTTGCATTGATGATTCttcttccatctttcttcttctgttGTGTTCTACATAGTATGCATTTTTAATAGAGAAAATTCCAAATTTAGTGTAGCCCCATAGTAGTTTATCTTCTACTCCCATTCTACTAATCGGTATACCACTAACCATGTCAGCCTCATCactcttatatatatgatatccagtattttaatgtatttttattgaataagtattttaattaatttaaaaattaattcccttattttaaatttatcagatttttgttaaatttattttatgatttttaagttgtaaaaattattttgatgtgcttttttaatattaattattgttttacagtagtttattgttaaattttattaagtcattttgtttaaattattttatttaactctttttaaaatttatatttgttggATCAGTTTGAGACCATGAGTTGGAAAAGGCtgaacctcatttattttcattcatttttcttttttccattttcttttctactctttttcttttctcatttttctttttcttcttttcctcccctACTCCTCCCCCAGCTCGCGCAACTCGTTTCTCCCATTTTCCCTCTCATTCTCTTCGTCCTCCCTACGTGCCTCCATGTGCCTCACTGCCCctctcattctcttcccctctaaCCAGTGAATATCCCCCTCCATTTTCAGACCACCTAGTGCTATCGATAGCCACCACGAGTCCCTCCAAGCCGTGGCGTCCATTTGCTCTAGCATCGCTGTCGCTCCACCtttggccaccatttcttcaccactttatcaccgGCCTATTGCCTACTTAACCCACTCATTTCTAGTTTCGATTCGTCGCCAGAGCAACCACCACGAGTTAAAATCTGATTGGGCCATTTTTGACTTCCACCGCCACTTTCGCCACCATCCACGGCCAACCActacttccactagtttcaccAACACCTCTAAACCATtacctatcaatttcaagttttagtTTGTCtctattcaaaagtgggtattttgagATCCACGACCTTAGTGTGATTCACattgttacattgctttttt
Encoded here:
- the LOC122298364 gene encoding mitogen-activated protein kinase kinase 9-like; translated protein: MAVVRDRRNLNLRLPISDLSDHRPRFPLPLPPNTITNTATSAAISVSDLEKLQVLGHGNGGTVYKVRHKRNHDVYALKVVHADSDPTLRRQVFREMEILRRTDSPHVVRCHGIFEKPSGDIAILMEYMNLGSLDSLLKTHGTFSEPKLADVARQVLEGLNYLHGHKIIHRDLKPSNLLVNDAMEVKIADFGVSKIMCRTLDACNSYVGTCAYMSPERFDPDTYGGNYNGYAGDIWSLGLTLLELYLGHFPFLPPGQRPDWAALMCAICFGEPPSLPEQASEEFRSFVQCCLQKESSKRWTAAQLLTHPFVCKDPR